The sequence below is a genomic window from Bacteroidota bacterium.
TGCTACCGAATCAAACAGCTCAGCCTCACAATCCAACGCCTCAAAAAGCTTCAGGAAAATTTTCTGGCTGATCCGGTTCCCCTCTACAATCGCCACCCGCTGCTCAGCCTTGAAATTGGCTTCAGCAGCCGGCTCCAGCGCTGCGCACACTATGTCAAAGGTGAACGTAGCTCCTTCCCCTTCAACGCTTTCCACGGCTATCGAACCACCCATCAGTTCCGCAAGCCGCCGGCTTATTGCCAGCCCAAGTCCGGTCCCGCCAAAACGCCGTGTTGTCGATGAATCTGCCTGGGTAAAGGAGCTGAATATCGCTTTCTGCTTCTCTTTCGAAATGCCAATACCGCTGTCTTGCACCGCGCATTGAATGCGATGCATACCGGGTGTTTTGAGCGAAGTGCTGCGCACAGTCACACGTACGTACCCGCGTTCCGTAAACTTGATGGCATTGCTGAGCAGGTTGATGAATACCTGACGCAATCGGGTGATATCACCAACGATCGTTTCCGGTACCGACGGATCGATGGAAGCGGTAAGCAATAAGCCTTTTGCGCGCGCCTGTTGCGAAAGAATATCGACGGCTTCCCCGACGCAAGCCCTTAACGCAAAGGGCTTCAATTCGAGGTTCAGTTTGCCGGCTTCTATCTTCGAAAAATCCAGCACGTCATTTATTATCCCCAGCAGCGCCTCACCGCTCGTCTGGATAGTACCCAGAAATGCACGCTGCTCATCGTCCAGTTTGGTATCCCTCATCAGGCTGGTGAATCCAATCACACCATTCAACGGCGTACGGATTTCGTGGCTCATCGAAGCCAGAAATGTACTCTTTGCCTGGTTGGCGCGAATCGCTTCCTCCTTCAGTAATTCCACCTCTTTTAATTGCCCGCGGATCGTCTGCGTTTGCGCATCAATACGCAATTTGAGCATAACCGTCCAGGTCGCACCCAGTAGGACCAGACACACAAGCCCCATAATTACCCAACGCGTATGCGCTTCCGTCCACCAGGACCCTTCTGTGAGTACTACAACATCACCCGCTTTGCGCAATCGAAGCTCAAACGCATTAATCTCTGGAGGCTTTTCAAATCTTTGATCGTAATGGACCTTAATCACTCCGGTAAGCGACAGTAAGCTGCCTACTCTTGGTGCAGCCGAGGCTTCGCCATGCAGGTATGCATCAAATCTGTACGGGCCCATGTTAAGATTGTAGATGGTTGTACTGTCAATCCGGACCACTTCATTAAGTTGCGCTTCTAGCTGGACCAGCGAAAAATTGGACGTAGCAGACAGGGTATCAAGCGGCACTGGTAAAGGCGGATTGTCAATCGTCCCATAATTCTGAATCGAAGCATCTTCAATAGCGGGGTACGTATTTGAAATCGAAGGGAATCCAATCACGTCAACACTGTCATACAGTTGCACCCGCCCTGGGTGTCGTCCAATAACATCAATGGAGCCCGACCCATCTTTAACCGTGAAATCATCTGTGGGGCTAACATACGTCACAACACCGCTGATGCGTGTATATTCGCCTTCTGCGCGCTTAAGAGAAAAGGTGAACACGTTGCTGATATCTTCCCTGGGGACCTGGTCGAATGCGTTGGCGTGACCGGGCTTGATGACTTGCAGGAATTCAATGGAGGGCACCAGCAGCGTAAGTCCTACAAATTGCTTTTCGATGTTAAAAACACCCCCACCTACGCCCTGAATTTTGACAAACGCACCGGTCAGATTCTCAGGCAGCACACGGGTGCTATCATTGATTTGCACAACAACTTTGTTCCCATAACTATCCAGTTTCAGCTCGAAACCAGTATCAATGTCTGTGACCACTTCAGCTGACCGTACCACCCCTTCGACCTCTACCCACAACGCATCTTCTTTCCCTGTCAATAAATAGTGTGGCGATGCTGCGGACGGCGCCGGCAGTGGCTTTTTGCCCAGCACCGTTATCTCAGCGCCGGCTTTGATATCGGGTGCAAACCACCCCTGTACTGTCTCCCCATCAAGCCGGATGTGTGTACCGGGTGCCAGATACCGGGGCAGGCTATTTACAAAAATACCTCCTGTGCCATCCTGGATAAAGCAGTTTGGGGACTGATTA
It includes:
- a CDS encoding ATP-binding protein, translating into MNLCATISLKRLSNFLSVLLLAWSCLSVQVLAQSSHQSLQTVEAVRSLSAEEASQGHRVELEAVITYCWNNQSPNCFIQDGTGGIFVNSLPRYLAPGTHIRLDGETVQGWFAPDIKAGAEITVLGKKPLPAPSAASPHYLLTGKEDALWVEVEGVVRSAEVVTDIDTGFELKLDSYGNKVVVQINDSTRVLPENLTGAFVKIQGVGGGVFNIEKQFVGLTLLVPSIEFLQVIKPGHANAFDQVPREDISNVFTFSLKRAEGEYTRISGVVTYVSPTDDFTVKDGSGSIDVIGRHPGRVQLYDSVDVIGFPSISNTYPAIEDASIQNYGTIDNPPLPVPLDTLSATSNFSLVQLEAQLNEVVRIDSTTIYNLNMGPYRFDAYLHGEASAAPRVGSLLSLTGVIKVHYDQRFEKPPEINAFELRLRKAGDVVVLTEGSWWTEAHTRWVIMGLVCLVLLGATWTVMLKLRIDAQTQTIRGQLKEVELLKEEAIRANQAKSTFLASMSHEIRTPLNGVIGFTSLMRDTKLDDEQRAFLGTIQTSGEALLGIINDVLDFSKIEAGKLNLELKPFALRACVGEAVDILSQQARAKGLLLTASIDPSVPETIVGDITRLRQVFINLLSNAIKFTERGYVRVTVRSTSLKTPGMHRIQCAVQDSGIGISKEKQKAIFSSFTQADSSTTRRFGGTGLGLAISRRLAELMGGSIAVESVEGEGATFTFDIVCAALEPAAEANFKAEQRVAIVEGNRISQKIFLKLFEALDCEAELFDSVAALRSAVSRFDLVFVDLELTEGDAFETKETVHAILGYESRIVAMSMDDTEELRVACKEAGMHGFLQKPVSRDAVVEVLGTVGVV